A single window of Synechococcus sp. C9 DNA harbors:
- a CDS encoding YqiA/YcfP family alpha/beta fold hydrolase: MAEFAVIYIHGFASSPNSGKARFFQQKFTDLGIPIQVPDLNQGDFTHLTLTRQIQQIESILPPTRTVLIGSSFGGLTAALLAENHPQISHMILLAPAFGMLKYWQEKMTPEQIEQWQNQGTLLVYHYGAGKELPLHYDFLVDLRSYDDGKLARPVPTLIIHGNLDDVVPIAVSETYAQTRPWVRLVPVADDHSLKRDLPAIWQEICTFLELNPA; this comes from the coding sequence ATGGCTGAATTTGCGGTCATCTACATTCATGGATTTGCCTCCAGCCCCAATTCGGGGAAAGCCCGATTTTTTCAGCAAAAATTTACGGATTTAGGTATTCCGATTCAGGTTCCCGATTTGAACCAGGGGGATTTTACCCACCTCACCCTCACCCGGCAAATTCAACAAATTGAAAGCATTTTACCCCCCACCCGCACGGTTTTAATTGGCTCCAGTTTTGGGGGCTTAACCGCCGCTTTATTGGCAGAAAACCATCCCCAAATTAGCCATATGATTCTCCTGGCGCCTGCCTTTGGGATGCTCAAGTATTGGCAGGAAAAAATGACCCCTGAGCAAATTGAACAATGGCAAAACCAGGGCACCCTGCTGGTTTATCACTACGGCGCAGGCAAAGAATTACCCTTGCACTACGATTTTTTAGTGGATTTACGCTCCTATGATGATGGGAAATTAGCCCGCCCCGTACCTACCCTGATTATTCATGGGAACTTGGATGATGTGGTGCCGATTGCCGTGAGTGAAACCTATGCCCAAACCCGCCCTTGGGTGCGCTTGGTACCGGTAGCGGATGACCATAGTTTGAAACGGGATTTACCCGCTATCTGGCAGGAAATTTGCACTTTTTTAGAACTAAATCCCGCCTAA
- a CDS encoding GNAT family N-acetyltransferase, whose amino-acid sequence MTITFSTDRHKVDVSQVQHLLAIGAFWASQRTLSDLETAIQHSEPVVTAWDGERLIGFARATSDRVYRAVLWDVVIHPEYRGQGLGRTLVTTLLAHPSINQVERVYLMTSSQQGFYERLGFTENLTTTMVLFNRQPALPLPELERLMEAPNSPALPTS is encoded by the coding sequence ATGACCATTACCTTCAGCACCGACCGGCACAAAGTAGATGTCTCCCAGGTGCAACATTTACTCGCCATTGGGGCGTTTTGGGCGAGCCAACGTACCCTCAGCGACCTGGAGACCGCCATTCAGCACAGTGAGCCGGTGGTGACCGCTTGGGACGGGGAACGGTTGATTGGCTTTGCCCGCGCCACCTCCGACCGGGTCTATCGGGCGGTGCTTTGGGACGTGGTGATTCACCCGGAGTACCGGGGGCAGGGGTTGGGGCGCACCCTAGTGACCACCCTCCTCGCCCATCCCAGCATTAACCAAGTGGAACGGGTGTATCTGATGACCAGCAGTCAACAGGGGTTTTACGAACGGTTGGGATTCACGGAAAATCTCACCACCACGATGGTTTTATTTAACCGCCAACCCGCCTTGCCCTTGCCTGAATTGGAACGGTTAATGGAAGCCCCCAATTCTCCCGCCCTGCCTACGTCCTAA